The DNA sequence TGGCACGCCATTATTTGTATCAAGCACCAAATTTGATGCCGGATGCGGTTGGCCAAGTTATCACAGCCCCGCCAATCCTCAGGTTATTAGCGAACATCGTGATTTGACGCATGGCATGATCCGAACCGAGGTCCGTTGCTCAAACTGCGATGCCCATCTTGGACACGTCTTTGAAGACGGTCCAGAGCCTACTGGACTGCGCTATTGCATTAATTCTGCGTCATTGCGCTTTGAGCCAAGTCAAAACGCCACCCTCAAGCAATCCTCATGAAAAAATTTCTCTTTGACCTATTCCCGGTCATTCTCTTTTTTGCTGCATTCAAGCTCGCCGATATCTATGTAGCAACTATCGTGGCAATCATTGCAACCATTGCCCAAATTGTGTGGCTTTATTTGCGTTGGCAAAAAATTGAGGGCATGCAGTGGGCGAGCTTAGTGCTCATTGTTGTCTTTGGTGGTCTCACCATACTGTTAAAAGATAAAACCTTTATCCAGTGGAAGCCCACCGTCTTATATTGGTTATTTGCAGCAGTGCTCTTCTTTAGCGCCCAGTTCTTTAAGAAAAATTGGATTGAGAGCCTCATGGGAAAGCAAGTGACTTTGAAACCCGGTAGTCCACGCTCAGTCTGGATTAAGCTCAATCATGCCTGGGCGGCATTTTTCTTCTTCATGGGTGTTCTGAACCTTTATGTGGCCTATACCTTTTCTGAGGATGTGTGGGTGAACTTCAAACTCTTTGGTGGCATTGGTTTGCTTATTCTCTTCATCATTGCCCAAGGACTGTGGTTAAGTCGTCATATGGAGACGGACGAAGCATGATGACCAATCAAGAGCGTATTGCCGCATTTCAGTCTAGCTTGCAAAAGCAACTCCAGCCATCTCATCTAGTCATTGAAGACGAGAGTCATTTGCATGCTGGTCATGCGGGTGCTGCTGGGGGCGCAGGTCACTTTCGGATCAGGATTACTGCGCAGGCATTTACGGGTCTTAACAGCGTGGCACGTCACCGCTTAGTATATGGTGCATTGAAAGGGTTCATGCCGCACGAGATCCACGCACTGGCCATCCATGCACTTGCACCAAATGAGTCATAATTCCTCTTTTAGCTTCTTTATTCTCTATATGCGTCTGACCAAAAAAATCATCTTCGTCTGCTCTATCGGCTTCATGAGTACCGCTGTAATGGCTCAAAATGCAGCGATTGTGAACGGCAAGCCCATTCCCAAGGCGCAGCTTGATCGCCTCATTAAAAATTCAGGGCAATCTGCAAGCGATCCAAAAATTCGTGAGCAAGGCCGTGAACTTCTCATTACCCGTGAACTGATTATTCAAGAATCGGATAAGCGCGGCGTGAGTCAAAAGGACGATGTCAAAGATCAAATTGAGCAGGCTCGTTTGGGAGTATTAGTAGCAGCCCTGTTTGATGATTACATTGATAAAGGCGGCATTACCGAAGAAGATTACAAAACGGCATATGATTCCATTAAGAATCAATTTGGCGGCAAAGAATACAAAGTACGGCATATTTTGGTAGAGAAAGAAGCCGATGCCAAAGCTCTTATTGCCAAGATCAAGGCCGGTGCAAAGTTTGGCGATCTGGCCAAGGCTAACTCCAAAGATCCCGGCTCTGCTCCTGAGGGTGGAGAGCTTGGTTGGGTAAGCGATAAGGCACTCGTTCCTGAGTTTTCTAAGGCAATGACCTCTTTACAAAAAGGTCAGATGACCGATAAGCCAGTGAAGTCCCAATTTGGCTGGCATATTATTCAGCTCGAAGACGTACGTGATGTGAAGATACCCCCAATGGCTGAAATCAAGGAACAGTTAAAGACAATGTTGATGCAAGATCAGGCCTGGCAAAAGGCTAAGTTCTCTGAAATGATGAAGAAGATTCGCGAGAGAGCCCGGATTGAGTAAGATGATTTTGCACACCATGCTGCGCGTGGGCGACATTGCCCGCTCGGTTGATTTCTACACCCGGGTATTAGGTATGAACTTATTGCGCACGACCAATCGCGAGGAGCAAAAGTACTCCCTAGCCTTTGTGGGATTTGGGCGTGGTAATGAGGATGGGCAGGCGGAGATTGAGCTCACCTACAACTACGGCGTGAGCACGTATGACCACGGTAGCGCATACGGTCATATCGCAATTGCTGTCCCCGATGTTTACAAGGCATGTGAGGATATTGCTGCTGCTGGAGGCACGATTACTCGTCCTGCCGGCCCAGTTCAGGGTGGCAAAACCTTAATTGCCTTCATCACCGACCCCGATGGATACAAGATCGAACTGATTCAACGCTGATTGGATGCACTTGGCTGATTTATATGCAAGCTAAGTATGAGGTTCGGGTTCTAAATCAAATTTCGGATGTCCCACAGCAGGCATGGGACTCAATCCTCCCGCCCACTGCCGGCCCCTTCATGCAGTATTCATTTGTGAGTCTTTTAGAGAAAACCGGTTGCGTGAGTGCAGAAACGGGATGGCAGCCATCGCATCTGGCGCTCTATGAAGCTGATAGTGACGCGCTTCTTGGCGTATTGCCTCTCTATCTCAAAACTCACTCCTATGGAGAATATGTCTTTGATTGGTCCTGGGCAGAGGCCTATACCCAAGCAGGGCTTCCCTACTTTCCAAAAGCACTGAGCGCCATCCCATTTACTCCGGTTACCTCTTCGAGATTATTAGCCCGATCAACTGAGCATCAAGAAGCCCTAATTACCGGTTTAAAACAATTGGTTGGCGAGCTAAATCTATCATCTGCCCACCTTCTTTTTCCTGTCGAAGAGGAGGCAAAGCTTCTTAGTGAGGCGGAATTCTTAAAGCGGGAGTCGGTGCAGTTTCATTGGCATAACCATGGCTATCATGATTTTGAGTCCTTTTTATCTACCCTCACCATGAAGCGTCGCAAGAATATCAAGCGTGAACGTAAGCAGGTACAAAGTGCAGGGATTACCTTTGAACACCTTCCCGGAGAGTTAGTCACCGAGGAGGATGTGCTGTTCTTCTATCGCTGTTATCGCAATACCTATCAGAACCACTACTCCACTCCCTATCTAAATCAACTCTTTTTTCAGGAGTGGGCGCAGCAGATGCCCCGTAATCTTCATTTGATCGTGGCCAAGCGTGAAGGCCGCGCAATTGCCAGCGCTCTATTGGTCGTTGATCGTGAACAAAGTAAAGCCTATGGGCGGTATTGGGGGTGCGTGGAGCAACATCCCTGTCTGCATTTTGATACCGCCTTCTATCAAGCAATTGAGTATTGCATCCGCGAGGGAATCCAAACCCTGGAAGGTGGTGCGCAAGGTGAGCATAAGATGGCGCGAGGGTTTATGCCAACCAGCGTCTTCTCATACCACCATCTGAGTGATCCACGCTTTGCTGCTGCAGTGGCACGATTTCTGGAGCGTGAACGTCAAGGGATTGGCCTATATCTTGATGAATTAGCTGAACATAGCCCCTTGCGCCAAGACCCTAATTCAAGCAGCCTCGGCAGGATTGAACTTGATGCATTAAAGTAAGGCATGAGCTCAATCAATAACGGTGCTAATTCTTTGGGAATCGGCGATAGCGATTCTGATTCCCCATGCATTGGGATCTGCTCCACCCTCTTTGACGAGATCTGCAAGGGTTGTGGTCGCACCGCCCTAGAAGTCAGCAACTGGGTCTTCATGAGCCCCGAAGAGAAGCAATCGGTCTGGGTTCGTATTCAGGCAGAAGGTACTGCCATGCGCTTTACCCGCGAGCAAAAATCTTAACCCGCAAGTTCCTGGCTTCGCAAATACTCCTCATAGGTGCCGGAGTAGTCATTAATCGTGCCATCAGGTTTGATCTCCAGAATCCTATTTGCTAAGGCTGAAACAAACTCGCGGTCATGGGAGACAAAAATCAGAGTGCCATCGAATTTCTCAAGGGCGATTTGTAAACTCTCAATTGACTCCATATCCATATGATTGGTTGGCTCATCCATTGCGAGCACGTTATGCTTTTGAAGCATCAACTTACCCCAAATCATGCGCCCCTTCTCGCCACCCGAAACCACCTTCACCGATTTACTGATCTCATCGCCTGAGAATAAGAGGCGCCCCAGAATCCCGCGCACGACCTGATCGTCATCACCTGGTTTGCGCCATTGGGTCATCCACTCAATGAGGTTCTCATCTTTAGGAAAGCATTCGCTAGTATCTTGCGGCATGACACCCACATTGGCATTCTCAGCCCACTTCACATCCCCAGTATCAGCAGCAATGCCATCAAAGCGTTTACTCAGAATGGTTTTCAGTAAGGTGGTCTTCCCTGCGCCATTCTGACCAATAATCGCGATCTTCTCACCCGGACGAATCGCAATCTTGAAGTTCTTAAAGATCACCCGATCAAACTGTTTGGTGAGCGCATTACACTCCACTGCCATATTGTGTAACTTCTTCTCAGTTTCAAACCGTATAAATGGGTTCTGGCGCGATGAGGGCTTAATATCAATCAGCTCAATCTTCTCGAGTTGGCGCTGGCGTGAGGTCGCCTGTCTAGCCTTTGAGGCATTGGCCGAGAAGCGACTCACGAATGCCTGAAGTTCAGCCATCTTCTCTTTGGCCTTGGCATTAGCCGCCATTTGCTGGGCCCGTGCCTGGGTGGATGCCAACATATAGGAATCGTAGTTGCCAGGATAGACCTTCAGCGTACCGTAATCCATATCGGCCATATGCGTGCACACTTCATTTAGGAAGTGGCGATCATGCGAGATGATGATCATGGTGCTATTGCGTTGATTCAGAATTTCTTCGAGCCAATGAATCGAATGAATATCTAAGTTATTGGTTGGCTCATCAAGCAGCAACACATCTGGATCCGAGAATAATGCCTGAGCAAGCAAGACACGCAATTTCCAGCCCGGTGCAATATTGCTCATCGGGCCATTGTGTTGCTCTAGTGGAATGCCAATCCCAAGCAGCAACTCGCCAGCACGTGCTTCAGCGGTATAGCCACCAAACTCGGCATACTTGGCTTCGAGCTCAGCCGCACGCATATATTCTTCGTCAGTGGCATCAGGGTTGGCATAAATCGCATCGCGCTCTGCCGCCGCTTGCCACATTTCGGCATGG is a window from the Polynucleobacter sp. HIN11 genome containing:
- a CDS encoding ABC-F family ATPase is translated as MLNASNITMQFGAKPLFENISVKFGGGNRYGLIGANGCGKSTFMKILGGELEPSAGNVSLEPNIRLGKLRQDQFAYEDIRVLDVVMMGHAEMWQAAAERDAIYANPDATDEEYMRAAELEAKYAEFGGYTAEARAGELLLGIGIPLEQHNGPMSNIAPGWKLRVLLAQALFSDPDVLLLDEPTNNLDIHSIHWLEEILNQRNSTMIIISHDRHFLNEVCTHMADMDYGTLKVYPGNYDSYMLASTQARAQQMAANAKAKEKMAELQAFVSRFSANASKARQATSRQRQLEKIELIDIKPSSRQNPFIRFETEKKLHNMAVECNALTKQFDRVIFKNFKIAIRPGEKIAIIGQNGAGKTTLLKTILSKRFDGIAADTGDVKWAENANVGVMPQDTSECFPKDENLIEWMTQWRKPGDDDQVVRGILGRLLFSGDEISKSVKVVSGGEKGRMIWGKLMLQKHNVLAMDEPTNHMDMESIESLQIALEKFDGTLIFVSHDREFVSALANRILEIKPDGTINDYSGTYEEYLRSQELAG
- a CDS encoding peptidylprolyl isomerase: MRLTKKIIFVCSIGFMSTAVMAQNAAIVNGKPIPKAQLDRLIKNSGQSASDPKIREQGRELLITRELIIQESDKRGVSQKDDVKDQIEQARLGVLVAALFDDYIDKGGITEEDYKTAYDSIKNQFGGKEYKVRHILVEKEADAKALIAKIKAGAKFGDLAKANSKDPGSAPEGGELGWVSDKALVPEFSKAMTSLQKGQMTDKPVKSQFGWHIIQLEDVRDVKIPPMAEIKEQLKTMLMQDQAWQKAKFSEMMKKIRERARIE
- a CDS encoding DUF1289 domain-containing protein — translated: MSSINNGANSLGIGDSDSDSPCIGICSTLFDEICKGCGRTALEVSNWVFMSPEEKQSVWVRIQAEGTAMRFTREQKS
- a CDS encoding GNAT family N-acetyltransferase; this encodes MQAKYEVRVLNQISDVPQQAWDSILPPTAGPFMQYSFVSLLEKTGCVSAETGWQPSHLALYEADSDALLGVLPLYLKTHSYGEYVFDWSWAEAYTQAGLPYFPKALSAIPFTPVTSSRLLARSTEHQEALITGLKQLVGELNLSSAHLLFPVEEEAKLLSEAEFLKRESVQFHWHNHGYHDFESFLSTLTMKRRKNIKRERKQVQSAGITFEHLPGELVTEEDVLFFYRCYRNTYQNHYSTPYLNQLFFQEWAQQMPRNLHLIVAKREGRAIASALLVVDREQSKAYGRYWGCVEQHPCLHFDTAFYQAIEYCIREGIQTLEGGAQGEHKMARGFMPTSVFSYHHLSDPRFAAAVARFLERERQGIGLYLDELAEHSPLRQDPNSSSLGRIELDALK
- the msrB gene encoding peptide-methionine (R)-S-oxide reductase MsrB, with protein sequence MTKSDEQYRQELSEIEYRVTRQAATEPPFSGRYWDHWENGLYRCVCCGTPLFVSSTKFDAGCGWPSYHSPANPQVISEHRDLTHGMIRTEVRCSNCDAHLGHVFEDGPEPTGLRYCINSASLRFEPSQNATLKQSS
- the gloA gene encoding lactoylglutathione lyase — its product is MILHTMLRVGDIARSVDFYTRVLGMNLLRTTNREEQKYSLAFVGFGRGNEDGQAEIELTYNYGVSTYDHGSAYGHIAIAVPDVYKACEDIAAAGGTITRPAGPVQGGKTLIAFITDPDGYKIELIQR
- a CDS encoding BolA family protein, which produces MMTNQERIAAFQSSLQKQLQPSHLVIEDESHLHAGHAGAAGGAGHFRIRITAQAFTGLNSVARHRLVYGALKGFMPHEIHALAIHALAPNES
- a CDS encoding septation protein A, with protein sequence MKKFLFDLFPVILFFAAFKLADIYVATIVAIIATIAQIVWLYLRWQKIEGMQWASLVLIVVFGGLTILLKDKTFIQWKPTVLYWLFAAVLFFSAQFFKKNWIESLMGKQVTLKPGSPRSVWIKLNHAWAAFFFFMGVLNLYVAYTFSEDVWVNFKLFGGIGLLILFIIAQGLWLSRHMETDEA